In a genomic window of Thalassotalea piscium:
- a CDS encoding oxidoreductase → MIVPERFNAFRIHQGEDKKINSGFEQITLNDLTDGEVVVKVAYSDINYKDALAATGKGRILRTYPLVGGIDLSGVVVSSVDNRFKAGDKVLVCGAQLSELYDGGYSEFARVKADSVVNLPDGITLRDAMAIGTAGYTAALAIQRMEDNGQIPERGPIVVTGATGGVGSFAINMLSNIGYEVVAFTGKTEQEEYLTALGASRLISRHEIEMGTKPLESMQWGGAIDNVGGETLSWLTRTTNVWGNIASIGLAGGITLDTTVMPFILRGVSLLGINSVEMPLSVREQGWKRLASDLKPTKLDLIAATTIAFSELPDAFLAYVEGTVTGRTVVEIDANL, encoded by the coding sequence ATGATCGTTCCAGAACGTTTTAATGCATTTAGAATCCATCAAGGTGAAGATAAAAAAATTAATAGTGGTTTTGAGCAAATAACGCTTAATGACTTAACTGACGGTGAAGTGGTGGTCAAAGTAGCCTATTCTGACATTAATTATAAAGATGCACTAGCGGCCACGGGAAAAGGGCGCATATTACGTACTTATCCACTGGTTGGCGGAATTGATTTATCGGGTGTTGTTGTTAGCTCAGTTGACAATAGGTTTAAAGCTGGCGATAAAGTTTTAGTATGCGGAGCACAATTATCTGAACTTTATGATGGGGGATATTCAGAATTCGCCCGCGTAAAAGCAGATTCTGTAGTTAACCTACCTGATGGCATAACCTTACGAGACGCAATGGCAATTGGTACTGCTGGCTATACTGCAGCACTTGCGATTCAACGCATGGAAGATAATGGCCAAATTCCAGAGCGTGGACCTATTGTTGTTACGGGCGCAACAGGTGGCGTTGGCAGTTTTGCCATTAATATGTTGTCTAATATCGGTTATGAAGTTGTCGCCTTTACTGGGAAAACTGAACAAGAAGAATATTTAACAGCCCTTGGAGCCAGTCGCCTTATCAGCCGACACGAGATTGAAATGGGGACAAAACCACTTGAAAGCATGCAATGGGGCGGTGCTATTGATAATGTTGGCGGTGAAACCTTATCCTGGCTAACGCGTACAACTAATGTTTGGGGTAATATTGCATCAATAGGACTCGCTGGTGGAATTACACTTGATACTACAGTAATGCCATTTATTTTACGTGGTGTCAGTTTGTTAGGTATTAATTCAGTTGAAATGCCACTGTCAGTTAGAGAACAGGGCTGGAAGCGTTTAGCATCAGATTTAAAACCTACAAAGCTTGATTTAATTGCAGCAACTACCATTGCTTTTAGCGAGCTACCAGATGCATTTTTAGCTTACGTCGAAGGTACAGTAACGGGCAGAACTGTTGTTGAAATTGACGCTAACTTATAG
- a CDS encoding enoyl-CoA hydratase/isomerase family protein: MHQDLVLFSEVQTTNGKKIGTALLNSEKSLNALNLTMIDLLLNQIKHWQNDDAIAVIVLLGAGDKAFCAGGDVVSIYHDIVAMRQGVVDERLTDNTVKDSLGVEFFTKEYQLDLLIHESQKPIFVWADGYVMGGGIGLMAGASHKVVTERTLMAMPEVTIGLYPDVGASWFLNQMPKGVGLFLGLTGMNFNGADAKELKLADYQIQSTSKQLILYEFINLPWADNNKENQQLLSELLNKYQTLYVEKSHSNILDHLAVIEKVTSASDIITIYHDVINENIESAWFNKAQQKIKHGSPLSINLIYHQLNKCAGLPLKVCFKHELNLSMRCCQHTEFFEGVRALLIDKDNQPHWKYNQISKVDPKEVDWFFTLVNQQN, encoded by the coding sequence ATGCATCAAGACTTAGTGCTATTCTCAGAAGTACAAACAACAAATGGTAAAAAAATTGGCACAGCCCTGCTAAATTCAGAAAAATCGTTAAATGCACTCAACTTAACTATGATTGATTTACTGCTAAATCAAATCAAGCATTGGCAAAATGATGATGCTATTGCGGTAATTGTGCTATTAGGTGCTGGAGATAAAGCATTTTGCGCAGGTGGTGATGTCGTTAGTATTTATCATGATATTGTTGCAATGCGTCAAGGTGTTGTAGACGAAAGGCTCACTGATAATACAGTTAAGGATTCTTTAGGCGTTGAGTTTTTTACAAAAGAATACCAATTAGATCTACTCATTCATGAGTCACAAAAGCCAATATTCGTATGGGCTGATGGTTATGTTATGGGAGGTGGTATTGGTTTAATGGCAGGAGCAAGTCATAAAGTTGTTACTGAACGAACGTTAATGGCAATGCCTGAAGTTACAATAGGTTTATATCCAGATGTTGGAGCAAGTTGGTTTTTAAATCAAATGCCTAAAGGTGTTGGCTTATTTCTAGGTCTAACGGGAATGAACTTTAATGGAGCTGATGCGAAAGAACTCAAGTTAGCGGATTACCAAATTCAATCTACAAGTAAGCAATTAATACTTTATGAGTTTATTAATCTTCCTTGGGCAGATAATAATAAGGAAAATCAACAATTATTATCTGAATTACTTAATAAATATCAAACACTCTATGTTGAAAAGTCTCATTCAAATATTTTAGATCACTTAGCGGTTATAGAAAAAGTAACATCTGCTAGTGATATCATCACTATTTATCATGATGTTATCAACGAAAATATAGAGTCGGCTTGGTTTAATAAAGCACAACAGAAAATAAAACATGGCAGTCCATTGAGTATAAATTTGATTTATCATCAACTAAATAAGTGCGCAGGTTTGCCGCTGAAAGTGTGCTTTAAACATGAGTTAAACTTGTCGATGCGTTGCTGCCAACACACTGAATTTTTTGAAGGCGTTAGGGCTCTTCTTATTGACAAAGACAACCAGCCGCACTGGAAATATAATCAAATCAGTAAAGTTGATCCAAAAGAAGTTGACTGGTTTTTTACTCTAGTGAATCAACAAAATTAA
- a CDS encoding SDR family oxidoreductase: MNLADKVIVITGGGQGLGRSMALNLAQHGAKLALIDLNEEALKETVTLVEHAGSSAKYYLANVTNESEVEATFSQINTDFNGIDGLINNAGILRDGMFVKAKDGVVSKKMSLDQFQSVIDVNLTGVFLCGREAAVHMIESGRKGVIINMSSIARGGNMGQTNYAASKAGVVAMTVTWARELGRHGIRVGAIAPGVIRTAMTDAMKPEMRDRLEKMKPVGRLGEADEIAHTVKYIFENDFFTGRVVEIDGGLAM, translated from the coding sequence ATGAATTTAGCTGACAAGGTAATTGTAATAACTGGTGGCGGGCAAGGACTTGGTCGTTCTATGGCTCTTAATTTAGCTCAGCATGGCGCTAAATTAGCATTAATTGATTTAAATGAAGAGGCATTAAAAGAGACGGTAACCCTAGTTGAACATGCTGGCTCAAGCGCAAAGTATTATTTGGCGAATGTAACGAATGAAAGTGAAGTTGAAGCAACTTTCTCTCAAATTAATACTGATTTTAACGGTATTGATGGCTTAATTAATAATGCCGGTATTTTACGTGATGGAATGTTTGTCAAAGCTAAAGATGGTGTAGTGAGTAAAAAAATGTCTTTAGATCAATTTCAATCAGTCATTGACGTTAATTTAACGGGAGTGTTTTTATGCGGCCGCGAAGCTGCTGTTCACATGATTGAAAGTGGTAGAAAAGGCGTTATCATTAATATGTCATCAATAGCTCGTGGAGGTAACATGGGCCAAACAAACTATGCAGCCTCTAAAGCTGGTGTTGTTGCTATGACTGTTACTTGGGCAAGAGAACTTGGTCGTCATGGTATTCGTGTCGGTGCAATAGCACCTGGTGTAATTCGTACCGCGATGACAGATGCAATGAAACCTGAAATGCGCGATCGATTAGAAAAAATGAAACCTGTAGGGCGCCTTGGTGAAGCAGATGAAATTGCTCATACCGTAAAATATATATTTGAAAACGATTTCTTTACTGGCAGAGTAGTAGAAATAGATGGCGGTTTAGCAATGTAA
- the gmhB gene encoding D-glycero-beta-D-manno-heptose 1,7-bisphosphate 7-phosphatase, whose product MKNKALFLDRDGIINIDHGYVYQSENFEFVQGIFSLCHLAQEKGYQLIVITNQSGIGRGKYSIEQFEKLTQWMKKQFSYKGITINDVYYCPHHPTNANKEFLIKCDCRKPEPGMILQAVREHNIDVGQSVFIGDKVSDMQAAKAAGINNRLLLSSQYHDNNEVKAQRVDNIAQACLFIV is encoded by the coding sequence ATGAAGAATAAAGCACTTTTTCTCGATCGTGATGGGATCATTAATATTGATCATGGCTATGTCTATCAAAGTGAAAACTTTGAATTTGTTCAGGGTATTTTCTCCTTATGCCATCTAGCGCAGGAAAAGGGCTACCAATTAATTGTTATAACCAATCAATCAGGTATTGGTCGCGGCAAATATTCAATTGAGCAATTTGAAAAATTAACGCAATGGATGAAAAAGCAGTTTAGCTATAAAGGTATTACTATAAATGATGTTTACTATTGTCCACATCATCCAACAAATGCTAATAAAGAATTCCTTATTAAATGTGATTGCAGAAAACCTGAGCCAGGAATGATTTTACAAGCAGTGCGTGAACATAATATTGATGTTGGACAAAGTGTATTTATTGGCGATAAAGTCTCTGACATGCAAGCAGCTAAAGCTGCAGGAATAAATAATAGACTATTATTATCTAGCCAATACCATGATAACAATGAAGTGAAGGCACAGCGCGTTGATAATATTGCACAAGCATGCCTGTTTATTGTTTGA